The Branchiostoma lanceolatum isolate klBraLanc5 chromosome 1, klBraLanc5.hap2, whole genome shotgun sequence genomic sequence AACTATTCTGTATCCCATTGTGATTAATTGTTGAGTAAATGGACTAGATAGGGTACTGGGGAGTTCTTGTAGCGGTTAGTTCTGCACTTGATGTTTCTGAGTTTCCTACAGTTTCTAGTGTTTCTGCCATGTAGTTCCCCCACTGTAGGTGGGAGGAGTTCCGGGTTAAGTTTGTTCGCAAATTTTCGGCATAGGTCCTCTCGACGGTCGTTCAGTGTCTCAAGACCTGTTAGCTGCAGGGCTGAATCACATGTATTGTCCTCTCAAAATTGTGCGCAGCGCCCTCTTCTGCACACGCTCCAACCTGATAACCTGCATACTTGTAAGTCCGGCGTTCCACACAGGGACACAATATTCCACCACAGGTCGTACAAATGAGGTATAGACCTTAAGTAAGTCCAGAGCTGACAGATGGAACGTTCCTAGGCGTCTTAACAGAAACAGACGGCTGTTGGCTTTTGAAAGCATCTGTGACACGTTGGCCTCCCACTTCAGATCAGCCTGCATCAATAACCCAAGCAGACGTGCGACTGCCACGTTCTCCAATTCTTTCCCATTAATGGTAAGAGGCAGAGGTGGGGGTGGACGCATCATGAAGCAGAAGGTCATGACTTTGCATTTGTCGGCGTTCAAGAGCATGTGGTTCTGTTCTGACCAGTGGTTGAAATTGTCCAGCTCCTCTTGCATGATAGATGGTTGTTGATAGTGTCTTGATTCGGCCATTGACAGGTCGTCCACAAATTTCCATTCTAGCACACTGGGGGGTATTTCTCTAACTGCATCGTCAAAGACTGCAGGGAAAATGACTGGACCAAGCAGTGTACCTTGAGGGACGGAACATGTCAGTGTCTCCCAATCAGAAAGCTCACTGCTGTATCGAACGCGTTGGCGGCGTGTAGTCAGAAAGTCGCAGATCCATGGGATAATGGATGATCTTGCTCCAAGTTTAAACAGCTTACATATGGTGATGGTATGGTCAATGCGATCAAAggcaccgcaaacatttttgtcctatACTGTAGCactagcagtatgtgactatagcgctgcagcGAACTTAAAgctaccgcgaacactccattttcgccttagcgcaaaataaaaaccacgcgaccttaaatgcatttacagttactgttacagtagtacttCACTGGTCATGTCTAGTTCACTCTAGGCTTCTCCCACTGGAGTAAGAGAAGGAATTAGTACTTCACTGGTCTACCAGACAGTATAGTTCATTTCAGGCTTCTTTCTCTTTTATTAAACACTCCGACAGGATTATATCAGTGTTGTAGTGGACTAGTGACAAATGAAGTGTGAAAACTTGAAATTATATGCACATGTCTGGACGTTGACACTACAGAGATAAAGCAAGCCGACCTACCTTCATGATAACTTTGTTTTCCACATTGGCACTGGAGAAGCCAAAATCTAACATCTCATCCGGCTCCATGGTTTTAATACTGCAGTCAGTCAGTACACCACCTTCTTCTAACCTGGGAGTACAGCACAATTTTCAATCTACCTtacatatttgctcattttgcagctctTTGTGCAGTGACAGTATGGTTGCAAACCtttttaagcccccctctcactggacccatggCACACTGGCGggatcgctgcgtcctaaactggatttgtgctacccttAACTTTATAACGAGAATATTGTTCAAAACATAAAAgtctgaccaaaaagacaacaaaacacacaaagcttattttgtcgatgaaattcgttgagtgctttgtcactTCGGTCGGCCGCAGTGACGacgccagcatgccgcgggtccagtgagaggggggctttagtgcAAGAAGCGGACAAAAATTGACAAGCGTCACCCATATAATCGAGTCAGCGTTGCCTAATCAGGATGTAAGAAAGAAAAGTCCTTGATTCTGTACTCACAATAACTGGAGAGGAGAGCCATATCCAGCATAGCACATCTTCAGGGCAGTGTtcatccctggtgctgaactactgCCGAATATCGTCAAACACTCCTGAGGGTATGGAAAAATTAATCTGGTAAAAGATATAATCACAATATCATACTTAGATTTGACAGTCAATATATGTCATAACTGTAAATCAAACATCTAAGTGCAAACAGTGCTTATCACTGTATAGTTAATACTGCATCAACTGAAACAGGGGTTTTCTTGAAAACTGGATACACATTTTTTGCACACTCACAATCTTTAAGGTAATGTACCAAAAAGATGCAGTAATCTAGAGCTTTGTTGCATATGTAGTCActgccctcctccgtcaaaatgtagaaatgcaaaataaaaacatagaaatgcaaatatttgaaggtcatgcagccacttccttatcggttgattctctaattatcaggtaatcattggctaagctgctaattgtgattgacagttgggatcagtctaatgtttgccacaagggcctcgttttcattctatcatgtccgccgtgtgagaaatatagaatacaacacggggtattccgtatcacccaaggtaccagcccgaccgcgggtcggatagCCCGACGGCCATAGGctggagggcgatccgacccgtgggagggctgggaccgagagtgatgtggaatacaacgtgttgtattttatttatgtcagaCCTTGGTcacacccacccgagaaaacacatatttcaatgcgaaatgcgccagaagttgagggagttttgtgtcctcaaacacaaaactgcaacaaaattgattctaacctccgactccggtatttgaatttccgacggcggcgcaaacggtacgctcgaaatgcattcaaaatattctatggaagcctgtgtgataacactcccgaaccctatgtgatccgaaTAGTTATCACACAGTCCGGAACACCCATGTCAGGCCCAGACATGACATAAAGGTCTATATACGTACCAACAGTACGGTGAGGTTGACCTTGAACGTGGCGGAGTCCTGACGGATGGTGTACTCCTGGAACACGCCCGCCTGGATGAAGGCGTTGGCCTGAACGCACTTGGACTCTTCCACCGTCACCTTCAGCCCATTGGACGATGCAAACACTGTGGCAGTCTGGGAAATTCAGataaaacaaacttcagaactttGCTCGTTTGATCGCGGGTTAgagtggttcgtcggaatgttggccaaaatggcggacaagtcaagtgGCGGTGgaaattttgtatataatattTATTTCAAGACATTCGCATGACACTGTTAACGTTACTACTACATTGACTGCAAAGTCGCAGTCATACGAAATGAATTTCGCTGTACAGTGTAATAAAGTTGATTTGAACTTATgatgcagaaaaaaattaccCAAAACAGTGAATTTCGTTTCATGTTCCAATTGTCATTTGCCCCTTTAAAATGCTTTTCTCCTGAGAGCACACTGCCTAGCTATAGCCAAGAGTCAACTAGCATGTATGCAAAAATTATGGGTCCTATATTATAATATATAATCTCCAAATTTTTGTGTTTAGCATAAAGTGCTATAAAATTATGATAACAATGACACAGGGATGACGGGAAATTTTCCCGTCATCCCTGTGTCATTGTTATTATAATTTTTATGTCTGGacgaaaaacaagaaacaaaagatacTCACCAATAAGTTGTACCTCTTGTTATTTCAGTTTAGTCTAATCACAAAACTCTTATGATAAATTTTCCCTAACACATATAATTCTAAACATGCCACCAAATATTTATGCCATTTATGAAAACTCAACACCAAGaactagcccccctcccacaattTGATCATCGGAAATTTGACTTACGTCTCGAAAATGAATGGCTTTGAGAATGTTGGAGATGTTCCGAGCGTTGTCCACCTTGGCCACGAGGATGTTGTTATCATCGTCATCGCCCTGTTGAGTGGCTAGCGACATGATTTGATGAGTTTTTGTTCAGTCAGGAACTTCCGAAATTTTGTAAAGACCCGccatagtgatgatgatgatagctagAGATTGAGCAACAGCGCCACTTACCGGTATACAGTGGTACTGCAGCCTCTGTCGtttttaaaggcccactatgtaggattttggcgcaaaaattgaaaatattcttgtgaacaaaccTTAATGTTAATAgtaggtactgacatgtacaaccccttttcagcatattttcttcattatttcgtctattttggatgtttgtgaactgtacaaaaacaaaacaaaaactcccggacaccacctcaatagtagataaacaacaacatcccagtgcactggaggacccccatggtagtctaatcacttaggcacactttagactgccagatgtcatgaagctctttttctttggaaacactcatatctttttccaagagggtagaatacaactatcaatttattctagagagtctactttgaagggtatcaataaagtgtggttattttcccttcaaaactgcaagaagtctggtaaggatgattttttacagaaactggtgaactgtaaacaggcaccccactgggcgatcagcctgataagaagtacagaagccatgtgtggccatgtgttagtttcacactgtgtgctgttttggatggaggataacagttttttaaagttgtttgtatggtgcagtaatgttgtaacctcccttcctgaatatcggtaagcaattctatagagttgataaagcttgctatgcaaagaaacagtaggaaaatctactttctgtattggcctaaaactacacaGTGGGGCTTTAACTTAGTCGTCAGTTTTGACATGCCAAAGTGTCAACTagtcaggtttttttttttttcataaaaaaacatacactgGAAAATGCAACACCTAATATGAGATTACTTTGGCGGTGGAAGTGAATATTGAGGAGATTtattacaatctttattgacacaacaaaagtacagcgactttcgtaaggtctactatatccatacatacataacgtaacatgacctatttacctgcagaacctatttacgtccagtttggctcatgtccacatgtcgcggtgtattatgccaaagcctgttctcatgagcaataaagaacatcataagtatgatccttagccatctctttaatttttgcacagcaaaacataatggccatgcgtttaccacgtgaacgccacgtgccgcgcatgtgggggaaatttacagataaacattgtttttttccatcgcgttaagcaagtggccggacagacatagtgattttactatcatttgtctgcagactactttggacagttactgtgcatttttttctggtctatgttcttcaagcatagcgctagaagggaaaagattcagaggTGGGCGATAATGGGCTACCCTAGCacaatttttcatcatatacctcatcagtataaatacatgctcgcacggcgttaaacaggcggagaaaaacttacagaccatgcattttctttttagaagagctgatatttctgcccatgggtttgaaatttggctctgtctgcgcggttttaagataaatacgttttgaataaatcggacgttaattggtcatattacgttacatgcaaacagacaaataagtGCATAcgaatgagttttttttttttacatacaataATATGGGATAGGgaaacatattgaaatttaaagTGTCGTATACTtctacattgcttgttctaatgtccaaacattctttgatgtatatacagGTCTATCTGTACACGGTAAGGATtagtatgtaatcaaatctatcaacaggatggagcgtattgaattcacttgaacaagcggacataaaggtgaatagctttgagcgtttattcAGAAGTCTATCCGTCTATAAAAAGTGGCGCGGTCCACTGAGATACTGCTTAAGTGCTGCGTGATCCTGTTATGTAAACTCTACGTCCTAAGCGAGGGGACCAGAGTTCAACTTCGGGTCGGACTTTGTCACTCAATATACcagcctagtctctaccagactaacaacGCCGGCTATAGGGGTAATATTTGCCAGGGTCTCATTTGTGGGATcctacgcgggcgaaatgtgatcttcactgtggactgactttTATGGTCTTTTATCAATACTGGCTAACTATATAGCTATTCCTtcttctgccgaattctacgatccatacgctcATATGAGGGCCTGGTGTAAGCTAAACCAGCCTGCATGCTGCTAGGAGTGGTTGTGAAGTCCTGGGTAGGGGACGTTAACC encodes the following:
- the LOC136449287 gene encoding cell cycle checkpoint protein RAD1-like isoform X1, whose product is MSLATQQGDDDDNNILVAKVDNARNISNILKAIHFRDTATVFASSNGLKVTVEESKCVQANAFIQAGVFQEYTIRQDSATFKVNLTVLLECLTIFGSSSAPGMNTALKMCYAGYGSPLQLLLEEGGVLTDCSIKTMEPDEMLDFGFSSANVENKVIMKSECLREAWSELDMTSEVLQILMSPDKPYFRLSTFGYAGSIHADYPKDSDMVESFQCEQTQTNRYKLSLLKPSVKALSLSCKISIRTDHRGFLSLQYMVRNEDGQVSFVEYYCCPDEDVEE
- the LOC136449287 gene encoding cell cycle checkpoint protein RAD1-like isoform X7, yielding MSLATQQGDDDDNNILVAKVDNARNISNILKAIHFRDTATVFASSNGLKVTVEESKCVQANAFIQAGVFQEYTIRQDSATFKECLTIFGSSSAPGMNTALKMCYAGYGSPLQLLLEEGGVLTDCSIKTMEPDEMLDFGFSSANVENKVIMKSECLREAWSELDMTSEVLQILMSPDKPYFRLSTFGYAGSIHADYPKDSDMVESFQCEQTQTNRYKLSLLKPSVKALSLSCKISIRTDHRGFLSLQYMVRNEDGQVSFVEYYCCPDEDVEE